gaaaaattctttccctttattcattttacatcccaattgcagcccccctcccttctctcctcccaatcTCATCCTCACACCCTTCCCCCCATCCCTTACTCCCCTGCTCTGAGAAGGCCCTGCTGTGGGTACCAAGggaaaatttttcttaaaaaaaaaaaaaaaaaaaaaaaaaggagaaagccaaacCAAATAGcagtatctctctctgtctgtctgtctgtctctctgtctgtctgtctctctgtctctgtctctctgtctctctctgtctctctgcctctctgtctctctctctcctctctctgtctctctctctatgtctctctctgtctctctctctctgtttctatctgtctctctctgtctctgtctgtctgtctgtctgtctctctcctcctcctcctcctcctctactgtGGATACAGTGAAACCAGCTTCTTCACAGGACTGCCAACATCTGAAGCTCTTCCCCCGGCACACCTCCCAGTATGATAGGCTGCACTCTCACAatgtgaaccaaataaaccttccttccttaagGTGACTtgagcaatggtggcacacacctttagtcccagtactcaagaggcagaggcaggaggatctctgagttaaggccagcctggtctacatagcaagtttcagaacagccagggctacacagagaaaccctgtcttgaaaaacaaaaaacaaacaaacaaacaaacaaacgcctTCCTAAAAGTGCTTAGCAAGGTATTTGGCTAGAGCAACAAGAAAAGTCAGTAATAAAAAGTGCCTGTTTCAAAACTGTAACCATGTAGCCTTCAGAGTGCAACTATCAATGCACTCTTAGAAAAAGTAGAGGAAACCgtggacaaggacaaggacagcaAGATGAATCAGAACAGGAAAATCTGCCAAGGTGGATGGACTTAAGAGAAGGGAACTTTATTACTTTATCATTCATCTCgatgtgatttttatataaaacttccattcaaaaaaatttaaattcttaagGTAAAGATAAAATTCTTAAttgtaaggctggagagatgactcagcagctaagagcacggtctgctcttcctgaggtcctgagttcaattcccagcaaccacatggtggctcacaaccatctgtaatgggatctgatgccctcttctgggtgtgtctgaagacactgacagtatactcacattaataaaataaacgAAGACGCCTGTTCTAAACCTAAAAGACaatctgtgtgtgctgtgtggggcagagccagagaagtgaccctTTGGAGGAGGCCAAAAGACggtgagtggatcccagataaTTTGtcacacactcctttaatcccagcacttgggaggcagaggcaggcagatttctgagtttgaagccagcctggtctacagactgagttccaggacagccagggatctacagagaaaccctatcttgaaagaaccccccccccaaaaaaaaaacaaaaaaaaaaaacaaaaaaataaatgaatacatctttttttaaaaaaaaatcttaactgtacattattaaacatttatatatcCCCTCAaatatatcatctacaaatatttaacatgaaaaccaccttgagctgggcagtggtggcacaccttggttccagctctcaggaggcagaagcagttggatctctgagtttgaggcctgaacaagagtgagttccaggtcagctaggaaacaaacaagcaaaacaggaaaaacaaaaacagaaaaaagaacagaaaaccttcttgtattataaataatacatttcagAAAAGCTAAACAGGTTGTTACAGTTCTTTTTAGTCTTTGATGAGCGTTAGTCTATAATATGTCACTTCATTTGGTCACCGTTGGTTGAGAAAGCAGATGTTTGTTCTGAGGTCTGTGCAGGAAGACCCCGAGGCTGGGGGAAGTTGATTTCCTCAAGTCCTTATAGCTGGGAAGTCTCAGAACTGGCCTACGTGTCTCTTGTCAACTTGAGACACAAATGTGTCACTGTTAAGccccaacctttcctttcttgtttattccTGGGATCACACATTAGTAAAGACATCACAATAGAAAGCATTTTTACCAACTTAATGAGTTCCACGGCCTTACAAActcaaatgctttaaaaatacccAGAttcatgccaggcgtggtggcgcacgcctttaatcccagcactcgggaggcagaggcaggcggttttctgagttcgaggccagcctggtctacagagtgagttccaggacagccagggctacacagagaaaccctgtctcgaaaaaNNNNNNNNNNNNNNNNNNNNNNNNNNNNNNNNNNNNNNNNNNNNNNNNNNNNNNNNNNNNNNNNNNNNNNNNNNNNNNNNNNNNNNNNNNNNNNNNNNNNNNNNNNNNNNNNNNNNNNNNNNNNNNNNNNNNNNNNNNNNNNNNNNNNNNNNNNNNNNNNNNNNNNNNNNNNNNNNNNNNNNNNNNNNNNNNNNNNNNNNNNNNNNNNNNNNNNNNNNNNNNNNNNNNNNNNNNNNNNNNNNNNNNNNNNNNNNNNNNNNNNNNNNNNNNNNNNNNNNNNNNNNNNNNNNNNNNNNNNNNNNNNNNNNNNNNNNNNNNNNNNNNNNNNNNNNNNNNNNNNNNNNNNNNNNNNNNNNNNNNNNNNNNNNNNNNNNNNNNNNNNNNNNNNNNNNNNNNNNNNNNNNNNNNNNNNNNNNNNNNNNNNNNNNNNNNNNNNNNNNNNNNNNNNNNNNNNNNNNNNNNNNNNNNNNNNNNNNNNNNNNNNNNNNNNNNNNNNNNNNNNNNNNNNNNNNNNNNNNNNNNNNNNNNNNNNNNNNNNNNNNNNNNNNNNNNNNNNNNNNNNNNNNNNNNNNNNNNNNNNNNNNNNNNNNNNNNNNNNNNNNNNNNNNNNNNNNNNNNNNNNNNNNNNNNNNNNNNNNNNNNNNNNNNNNNNNNNNNNNNNNNNNNNNNNNNNNNNNNNNNNNNNNNNNNNNNNNNNNNNNNNNNNNNNNNNNNNNNNNNNNNNNNNNNNNNNNNNNNNNNNNNNNNNNNNNNNNNNNNNNNNNNNNNNNNNNNNNNNNNNNNNNNNNNNNNNNNNNNNNNNNNNNNNNNNNNNNNNNNNNNNNNNNNNNNNNNNNNNNNNNNNNNNNNNNNNNNNNNNNNNNNNNNNNNNNNNNNNNNNNNNNNNNNNNNNNNNNNNNNNNNNNNNNNNNNNNNNNNNNNNNNNNNNNNNNNNNNNNNNNNNNNNNNNNNNNNNNNNNNNNNNNNNNNNNNNNNNNNNNNNNNNNNNNNNNNNNNNNNNNNNNNNNNNNNNNNNNNNNNNNNNNNNNNNNNNNNNNNNNNNNNNtctctctctctctctctctctctctctctctctctccatctctctgtgtgtgtctctctctgtctgtctctgcctctctttcttttttctgagacaaggtccctctgtgtaacagtcctggctgtcctggaacttactatgtagactaggctggctttgaactcacagtgactctgcctctggagtgctgggattaaaggcatgtgccaccactactctGATACTGCTTAGTCACCgtggattcttcagtcccagctaaccagaaccacagattcaCACCTCAGATGGCCCAGTAGAGTCTTTGTTCTTCTGAAACCTCATTAGCCAAGCCTCTATCAcctgcactgctctcaacattcttagcTCCCAAGCTTCTACACAACAATTCACTGAACCCTCGACAcgctcaatggcttttctagctcaaagttccaaagtccccCCACAATCCTCCCCAGAACAATACAGTCAGCCTGTCATAGCAGTACCCCACTATccttgtcttagggttactatttgAAGGGCTTTAGCAGGCTCACGCATGGCAAACATGGCACTGGCAGGCCTTGCTCTTCCTGGTTCCCTCTCCATCCCTAAACTGTAGATTACATCCCTGAAGTTGGCCACTAAGGTCTGTTTCCTTACATGGACACTTTCCCATGCCAGACTCATTCCTAAAGCTGATCACCCAGGTTCAGCTATCAAAGTGCTGAAATCGAGCAATCAAAACCCCCTTGGCTAACCTAATTGACATGCCTAATGGAGAACATATCACTGAATCCTAGCCCATTCTAACGCAGGCCTCCCCTTTttacctcttaaaaaaaaatcacacctacAGGGTTATTTGCTGCTGTTCTCTGCCAAAATCAGAAATCAGCcatcttaagttttcttttccacATAATAGATGATACCTCTGTGAAAACAGGTGTTTGGGTGTGGTCTGTGCCTAATTCTGGGTCCGGGAGGGAGCATCCTGCTGTCTGTGGGGACCGTcactattgctgcaatgaaacaccacgGCCAAAGCgacttgggtaggaaagggtcTGACTTACTCTTCCACACCACtgttcactgaaggaagtcagggcaggaactcaaacagggcaggagcctaGAGCCAGAAGCCACACAAGAATGCTGACTACTGGCTTGTTCCGCATGGCttgctgagcctgctttcttacagaacccaggacctccagcccagggatggcaccacccacaatggggtgGGCCTTCCCCaccaatcattaattaagaaaatgcccgacaagcttgcctacagcctgagtcattttttcaattaaggttccctcctctgtgatgactctagcgtgtcaacttgacatagaactagccagGTCAGTTCTCAAAGTAAAGGGGGATGAAAGCAACaggtggaggcagaagtgggGGAAAAATGCTCTAGAAATGAGGCTGCATGTCAGGgtccagtgagtgctcttaaccactaagccatctctccagccctgatactGTTATGTTTAATGACTGCATTGCATGTTCATTCTTGTCATCGCAGAATGTAAATGCCTTTTGTCAACAGGAGTAAAGGGCACACTTGGATTTGATCAGCATGCTACTGTTTCGCCATGCTAAGGATGGCTTATAAAGGTCTAAGtggaatataaaaacatatatatatatatatcagatcaGGAGCCACCTGggactttattctttttctgaagATACAAGCATAACCTTGTCTTCATGGGAGAGCACCAGGCCCTTCcctgaggacctaggttcagttcccatcacccatgcGGCCATAcacagccatctgtgactccagtctgaggacctgatgtcctcttctggcttccaataTTATACCTATTTTGTTCATGGCAAAAATGTTTACAGAAATTCAATAGATTTCTTATCCTGGTGATTGTTCCACTTGATTTTGCTGAAATAACTACTGGCTTTTAAGTGTATTCTGGCTTATCTATATGAAACTGAGACAAGACCACAGAGAAAAGGCTGTCTTCACTGTGTGGCTGCATAACCTTCAACATAATTACAGGGGACTTTTATAAGTAGGACTTCTAGTAGAACCGCTGTATCTAAAGCAAACAGAATAAAAGTtggcagaaaaaacaaaacaaaacaaaaacccccaaaaaactaTGCAACCTAAGCAATCAGTATCGTTTCCTATACAAAGTATCCGATCTGTTTTGTGGAAGCATTTGAACTTCTGGGAGAGGGGAAATAAATTTATCTGATCTCTTTGATATAATCTCTCCCTCCTTGCACAACATAATCAAATTGACTTTTCCAAGCATACAGAATAATCCTAAGgaacagttctctctctctctctctctctctgtgccccaTCCTCAGTCTCATTGTCCCATGCCTATGCTGCTTCCCCTGTGTAATCAGTGCTTTCCAGGGGTTATCTAGGATCTGAAAAGAACATAAATTTCCCTAAGTCATGTAGGAATCTAGATATTCACTTTGTTATGTCTCCTCTTTGGATCTAaggatataataaatattaaacatgacttttaatatataatagtTTTTATCTACTTCAACATACACACCCAAGCTTATCTTCCTAAAATGATAAACTCTTTGTGGTATAGTGAGATAAATTGTCTTTTTGTGATGGGAAAACttgccagagaacaactttctcCCTAGTagttatcctttttttttttttttttttttttggtttttcgagacagggtttctctgtatagtcctggctgtcctggaactcactctctagaccaggctggcctcgaactcagaaatccgcctgcctctgctgggattaaaggcgtgcaccaccacgcccagctcgtaGTTATCCTTTCTTTACCCATGAATAAATTTACAGGATGTCAGTTTTCCAATGACTTAGTTCAGAAACTAGTTTTATTTGACCATAGAGTTAGTTTTAACAAGCTTCAGTCTCCTTGCTAgagtatataaaacatttttttcattctcagCTGACAGATTTAGTTACACATCAATTAAGTAATTTGCAAAATACAAACTTACAAAAAAATGATGTCTTCTAAAAAAACCAAGAATTGAACATGAACGAAATTACTGCTTTTTCTCAATCTTGGACATCAACTCCAGGACCTTGTGCGTGTCAGGCAAGAGCTCTACTACTGAGCTTTGTCCCTACCCTGGAAATTACCTTTACAGTTAAGTAAATGTTCAATTAAATGCAGTAGCATATtactatctttatttttatttcagccAAGTATGCTGTGGAGCAAAAAGTTTAAACATGCATGatctagggctggggagatggctcagtgtttaagcacactgactgctcccccgaaggtcccgagttcaaatcccagcaaccacatggtggctcacaaccatccataatgggatctgacaccctcttctgcagtatctgaagacagctacagtgtacttacacataataaataaataaatcttaaaaaaaatgcatgatcTATCTCTACGTTGCATTTTAACAGGAATTTCAGAACATAaacaattttcaattttctctatttccaaaatttatatattttaactcaAAAGATAGTATCTACAAAACAGTTTCTGTAACAAGAGACAAACTGGGCCTAGGGTTGGTCACTGCCTACAGTTCTAGCACTTGAGGGGCTGAGACAGAGGATTACTTGAGCACAGGATTTGTAGAACAGCTTGGGCAACagaatataacaacaacaatccCCTCAGCCCCCAGACAGAAGCAgaacataataaaaaacaaacaaacaacaacaaaacccctcggagccagggagatggttaagagcactggctgcccatacagaggacccaggtttaattcctagcacctacaagGCGGTTCATAgcctctgtgacttcagttccaggggatccaatgctttcttctggccttctctgtGGGTATATCCACCCAGGTAATAAAGAGTTAACACAAAAGCAACATTTGTACAagctatttttaatgtattaacaTTGTAACATGAACATGAAGCCAATTTTCCTCACAAAGAATCTACAAGATTTAACACCTATGAGTCTTGAGTAGAACCAAGAAAGTGCTAGATTAGGAAATTCCTCACAATTCTAGACAGGCACTGAAGCTCAAAGAACTGACCTTTGACTTAACAAATAttgaatatagttttaaaaatactctCCAGTCGCTGTTCACACAGTCGTATGCTTCCTTAAACCAAGTTCAGGGTTACAACGCTCTATGCTTGTAAGGGATCCAGATACGGGCAGTCCTTAGTCATCTTCTTTCTCAATATAAGTCTTGGCGTTTATCCGCGCCATCTGTCGGGCCAAATACCTGTCTCTAGCTGACATCACAGTTTCCTCATTGCTCCGTTTTGCAAACTTGCTCACAGCCTCAGGGGGCTTCTCTTGCTCACTGCCCCTCTCTGGTCTTCCCTCTGCCAGTCTGTGTTTTGTTGCTAGTGATGCTTCAGAATGAGAGGGCTTCCCTTGCTCCCCTTTGTCCTTCTCCATGTTTCTCGCTTTGCTGGATCTTTCCTGGTCAAGGTCGTCCTTTGGTCTAGACCGTGGGCTGCGGTCCCTTCGGTCTCGATGTCTCTCTGAAGACTGCCCACGTCCTTCGggcttctccctctctttgtgcTTACCACCGTCTTCACATCTTTCCCCCCTTGCTTTCGTgtgctcttctttttctttgcttttcttttctttctcactgtatCGGTCATGATCATTCCGTTGTCTATCTCTTTCTTGTTCCCTTGAGGAAtatttctccctcttccattcccTGTCCTGTCTTTCTCCCTGTTCTCGTCCCTTCAGTTTATCTTCTTGCTCATGCTTCTTCCAGTAGTGATCTTTATGACTGGCTTCTCTGTGCCTATGAGAACTCTTTTCTTCCCGGTGGCTGCGGTCCTTGTGACAGCTCTCGTGGTCTCTGGACTGCCTGTCCTGGTGCTGACCTCCCTTTTGCTCATGTCCTCTTGACTGGGAACCTCTTGAGTGGTGCTTGGTACTCAGCCCCCTTTCCTCACTAGATGATCGTGAGTGGGCGTGATTCTTGTGCTGCTTGGGACAGTTCATGGAGGCGCCAGTGTCTTCTCCTCTGGACTTGACTTTATGGTCTCCCCTTTCCCCGTCCTCACTGCTCTTATCATCAAAATCACTGTCAGCATCTGGGTTTTCCTCCGCTTCCTCTGCACCACTTTGCAGAATGCAGTTCTGCTGTGGTGGTCTGTTCTCTGAATTTGTTTCATCAGGGTAACCCCTGAGCTTCTCTTCTTTTATTACAGtcctaaaaaaggaaaaaaaaaaaatcatgtaagtaAATGCTACTTTATTAGTTgtagaaaaaaaaggaatgctcACGTAAGTTTTCTCAATACAACTTATATGTACAATCTGATTGTCCAATATAAAAAAGTGATGTCTATTTACCTTTTAAATTAGTGCTTCCAAACAGCTGAGAACATGTTTTAACACGATGGaagtaaaataaagaacacaGCCCTTCTCTTTTAGACCAGCAGAACCTTTAGGAAAGGGTCTGTACAAggcctcatttttctttctagttctagACAAAGAATAATTTGGAAAAGTAAGATATGCCCTGGATCTAAGATCTATTTTCATAACATGAAGTTCAAGTTGTAGTTGTTTGGcttcttattttgttctttaaaaagtccTAGAAATACATGAGAATAATTTTCCACAGAAAACAGTactaaatctaattttaaatattactaaTTAAACTTTGCCAGGTTTAGAAAGGCACCATCACCCTGACATAGTATCCTGGTGCCCatcacaacaaaaaagaaatctgtgaCTCTTCCTGGCTGCTGCCATCAGTAAGTCTAAAATGATTGTGTATCAACTATACTTTTCCAGATGTGTAACTGACTCATTGATAACACTCACGTATGACTGCTTTTCCCCAGTTCAGGTGGACTGGATGCAGTTAAGCTCGCCAGTCATGTGTTCTAAAATACCCATATGCCCCCTGCAAAGTCTCCCACTATACTGAACACACATGGCATAATTACCTTAGTGTTCTTATAATATCTTATAATTTTATCTGAAAGTCTTCTAATGCTTCGCTTTCCAGATCAGAGATGGGTAACAGAAGTGTCTATAGACATGGTAGTATCTACTAAGACCTACATTTGAGCAGTTATTAGCCAAAATTGGCAGCATAGTACTTGAAATGTAAAactaagattaaaattttaattttatttacttttaagttaCCTGAACAGCAATATGTGACTACTGCTAACAGGGAAGTTTTAGTCTCTAATTTGTGAATTTGACCTATATGGAAACTGGGTTCTAATCATGAAAATAGGCCACTTTCATATTATATGCTACCTAATGATCATGTAAAATTATATGCTGTATGACTCAATACTTTACAAATTTCTCCTTACTTCTTACAGTAATTGAacatactgtagttgtctttagacaagCCAGGAAAtggatcagatcccattacagatggttgtgagctaccatgtggttgctgggaattgaattcagcacctctggaagagtagtcagtgctcttaactgataagccatctctccagccttgttttGTTTCGTCTTTAAGGCCATACATAAGACCCATAAAACACTTAAATATTCAGAAAGTTTATAcactaaaatgttttaatgtaaactaatattttttttgtgACCTGTAGAATAAAAACCATGTTGAACAAAATCTCAGGTTTTTAACTAGAACTCTACTCATTTCATCCAATCACATCATTTTGGCTAACAATTCAATACACACATACCCTTCTGTTTCAAGGGTTTAAAATGACTCCCAAGTCATGTCACCTCACACTGTCAAGGTATCCTTCTTCTAAATAGCCCACCTCTTACCTGGCTTCACGAAAGCTGGATTTAGGAACTGCCTCCTCACCAACTGCTTGATTTAATAGATGTCGATAAAATCCACTGAGATCTTTCTGCTTGGTCACATCCAAACGTGCTGGGAAGGAAAGCAAAGGCAAATTGAGAATATGGATTCAGTGGAGCACAATATAGCTTTCTGTTACATACACAGAACATATATCATACAAAGATGTGCAAACACTCTCAAGACCAGGAGTTAGGGGGTAACCTTCCACTGTTTGTTATCTGTATGTCTACATGCATGTAGAGCCCACTGAAGGTGGCTCTCTCTTGGCATCACGcagtcccagggatggaactcgctgtcagacttggtggtaagctcctttacctgctgaatcatctctctggcccagatACAACCTTACAGATTTAGTTTTCTTTCACTTGAAGTTGAATGGCATTTGACAATTAAATTACTGATACGTTCATAACATAGTTTGATCTTGAGAAACTGACCACGAGAGCACTAAATTCAACGGGTGAAATACGTCTTAGCTCTGATTATCAATGAGATTCTTTTTCCAACTGTTCAGttaatgttaaacattttttcatcCCAGAATGTGTATAAAGTATATATACGTTTCTGGCAAATGTAATGTTGTTATGCCTTTATATTTGGAATTTCAATGACAATGACTTATAATGATCAtagtttaataaaataagaatgaaatgaaaagcctaataaaaataacagtgaCTTAAGGGTTCAGCTGTGTTTTTGTGTTGCCTCCTGACACATACATGGTATCttgaagtcacacacacactctgctcaCAACAGTGTGAGTGGCAGGAGACTGCAGGTTGCTCAGCCAGGGGTCTACTGCAGTGCCCCACTCTCCTCCATACCTTCCAGAGCAGctgccctcttttctctttcctcctcttcagctctctcttcaagtttttttttatacGCAGATGTCACAAATGCCTCTTTATCATCAAATTCTCCCTTTTCCATCTCTCgttctctctgtattttcttttccattctcttttcctgttcctttttcCTGATCTCGACTGCTTTTAGTAAGTTGTGAATATATTTGggctaggggaaaaaaattatttaggaaaggggaaaaaaaagacgcCCATTAGTATAGAAATGTTGAATGTCTGTCTTTTCAAAACTCAGAATAAATTTGCTAGCAAAATTACTACTGAAATGGTTACTACTAAAAATTAAGTGTAGCAGAGAGAATGATGGTAGATgcacacttgtttttttttcttctttttttttttcgagacaaggtttctctgtgtagccctggctgtcctggaactcactctgtagaccaggctggcctccaactcagaaatccacctgcctctgcctcccaagggctgggattaaagttgtgtgccaccactgcctggcaggtgCGCACTTgtatcccagcccttgggagtcaAGGCAGGATCAAGACCATCAGTCTAACATCCAGGCCAAGGCAGGTAAGGGATACAGACACCACCCTCCCCCACTGAATAGACCAGACTTGGCCTCAGATTCATGGTGCtattcttgcctcagcttcctcagtgctgggattatagctgtgagctaccatgtctagttcttagttttccttttagtttatTAAGATAATTCATGACACAGTCCAAGTTCCTCTTTAATTTGCTATATACCCAAGGATGGATCTCTtcttctgacccttctgcctcagtctcccaatgGCATATGCCACCGGGCCTGGCTCTAGAAACAGGTATTTTTGGAAACAGGGcctaactcactatgtagccctgaacTCAtgcccacctgcttctgtctcttgaatATTGGAATTTACAGTGTATGCTACTATGCCTGCCTagttgatattcttttttttgttgtttttttttgagacagggtttctctgtatagtcctgatagtcctggctgtcctagaactcactttgtagatcaggctggccttgaactcagaaatctgcctgcctctgcctcccg
This sequence is a window from Mus pahari chromosome 14, PAHARI_EIJ_v1.1, whole genome shotgun sequence. Protein-coding genes within it:
- the Nsrp1 gene encoding nuclear speckle splicing regulatory protein 1 isoform X2, which produces METRHRQRRAPEITVWPLYIAIQTSVSESLQREGAKKQAMKQTKLEIQKALAEDSTVYEYDSIYDEMQKKKEESNPKLLLGKERKPKYIHNLLKAVEIRKKEQEKRMEKKIQREREMEKGEFDDKEAFVTSAYKKKLEERAEEEEREKRAAALEARLDVTKQKDLSGFYRHLLNQAVGEEAVPKSSFREARTVIKEEKLRGYPDETNSENRPPQQNCILQSGAEEAEENPDADSDFDDKSSEDGERGDHKVKSRGEDTGASMNCPKQHKNHAHSRSSSEERGLSTKHHSRGSQSRGHEQKGGQHQDRQSRDHESCHKDRSHREEKSSHRHREASHKDHYWKKHEQEDKLKGREQGERQDREWKREKYSSREQERDRQRNDHDRYSEKEKKSKEKEEHTKARGERCEDGGKHKEREKPEGRGQSSERHRDRRDRSPRSRPKDDLDQERSSKARNMEKDKGEQGKPSHSEASLATKHRLAEGRPERGSEQEKPPEAVSKFAKRSNEETVMSARDRYLARQMARINAKTYIEKEDD
- the Nsrp1 gene encoding nuclear speckle splicing regulatory protein 1 isoform X1; the protein is MAVPGRQYGLILPKKTQPLHRVLQKPSVFGSDSDDDETSVSESLQREGAKKQAMKQTKLEIQKALAEDSTVYEYDSIYDEMQKKKEESNPKLLLGKERKPKYIHNLLKAVEIRKKEQEKRMEKKIQREREMEKGEFDDKEAFVTSAYKKKLEERAEEEEREKRAAALEARLDVTKQKDLSGFYRHLLNQAVGEEAVPKSSFREARTVIKEEKLRGYPDETNSENRPPQQNCILQSGAEEAEENPDADSDFDDKSSEDGERGDHKVKSRGEDTGASMNCPKQHKNHAHSRSSSEERGLSTKHHSRGSQSRGHEQKGGQHQDRQSRDHESCHKDRSHREEKSSHRHREASHKDHYWKKHEQEDKLKGREQGERQDREWKREKYSSREQERDRQRNDHDRYSEKEKKSKEKEEHTKARGERCEDGGKHKEREKPEGRGQSSERHRDRRDRSPRSRPKDDLDQERSSKARNMEKDKGEQGKPSHSEASLATKHRLAEGRPERGSEQEKPPEAVSKFAKRSNEETVMSARDRYLARQMARINAKTYIEKEDD